A window of the Lactuca sativa cultivar Salinas chromosome 5, Lsat_Salinas_v11, whole genome shotgun sequence genome harbors these coding sequences:
- the LOC111907091 gene encoding uncharacterized protein LOC111907091 isoform X2, whose protein sequence is MMGSFRKQSQLSRTKQDRGWLGRSFQPENFLPGLVIGFIFGMLLDLSKPIKRTTNSMRKGSGFSSNSSNPDENLKMVLVVRQDLKMGQGKIASQCAHAATGLYSKLMQSHRNLLHRWESSGQAKIVVTCKNQQEMNKLQEIAEGTGLPTYVVADAGRTQVLAGSKTVLAIGPVTGKQRLL, encoded by the exons ATGATGGGCTCATTCCGGAAACAATCGCAGCTCTCAAGAACT AAACAAGATAGGGGATGGTTGGGCCGGAGCTTTCAGCCGGAAAACTTCCTTCCGGGACTTGTAATCGGTTTCATTTTTGGTATGTTGTTGGATTTATCAAAACCGATCAAAAGGACTACTAATTCAATGAGAAAGGGCAGTGGATTTTCATCAAATTCAAGCAATCCTGATGAAAATCTCAAAATG gttCTTGTTGTTAGACAAGATTTGAAGATGGGACAAGGAAAAATTGCTTCTCAATGTGCTC ATGCTGCCACTGGTTTATATTCTAAACTAATGCAGAG tcaTCGGAATCTTTTGCATCGATGGGAGTCAAGTGGGCAGGCAAAAATAGTCGTCACATGTAAAAACCAACAAGAAAT GAATAAGCTGCAGGAAATAGCCGAGGGAACCGGTCTTCCAACttatgttgtagctgatgcaggACGCACACAG GTTTTGGCAGGGTCAAAAACGGTTCTTGCCATTGGTCCTG TAACAGGGAAGCAGCGTCTCCTTTGA
- the LOC111907091 gene encoding uncharacterized protein LOC111907091 isoform X1 has product MMGSFRKQSQLSRTKQDRGWLGRSFQPENFLPGLVIGFIFGMLLDLSKPIKRTTNSMRKGSGFSSNSSNPDENLKMVLVVRQDLKMGQGKIASQCAHAATGLYSKLMQSHRNLLHRWESSGQAKIVVTCKNQQEMNKLQEIAEGTGLPTYVVADAGRTQVLAGSKTVLAIGPGYNSIVDSVTGKQRLL; this is encoded by the exons ATGATGGGCTCATTCCGGAAACAATCGCAGCTCTCAAGAACT AAACAAGATAGGGGATGGTTGGGCCGGAGCTTTCAGCCGGAAAACTTCCTTCCGGGACTTGTAATCGGTTTCATTTTTGGTATGTTGTTGGATTTATCAAAACCGATCAAAAGGACTACTAATTCAATGAGAAAGGGCAGTGGATTTTCATCAAATTCAAGCAATCCTGATGAAAATCTCAAAATG gttCTTGTTGTTAGACAAGATTTGAAGATGGGACAAGGAAAAATTGCTTCTCAATGTGCTC ATGCTGCCACTGGTTTATATTCTAAACTAATGCAGAG tcaTCGGAATCTTTTGCATCGATGGGAGTCAAGTGGGCAGGCAAAAATAGTCGTCACATGTAAAAACCAACAAGAAAT GAATAAGCTGCAGGAAATAGCCGAGGGAACCGGTCTTCCAACttatgttgtagctgatgcaggACGCACACAG GTTTTGGCAGGGTCAAAAACGGTTCTTGCCATTGGTCCTG GGTACAATTCTATTGTTGATTCAGTAACAGGGAAGCAGCGTCTCCTTTGA